In Deinococcus puniceus, one genomic interval encodes:
- a CDS encoding inositol monophosphatase family protein, which produces MTALASILSDLAPFLAVAVAAARAAGAVHLVHLGTARIVQTKTTYADLVTEVDGEAERVIRAVIAETYPDHAVLGEEEGLGEIEAKSDFRWVVDPLDGTVNYAHGYPVFCASVALEYRGEAIAGAVFDPTRDELFTATLGGGSFLNGQPLAVSATPTLTTPALVATGFPYDNSGERNLALVARLLRLGIPVRRPGAAALDLCNVACGRMDAYWEIGVKRWDVAAGSLILQEAGGHVSDAGGVPTPHGEMIVATNRLLHAELLGVLQEGGS; this is translated from the coding sequence GTGACTGCACTTGCTTCCATTCTGTCTGATCTCGCCCCCTTCTTGGCTGTGGCTGTCGCGGCGGCGCGGGCAGCGGGGGCCGTGCATCTGGTGCACTTGGGCACGGCCCGCATCGTGCAGACCAAAACCACCTACGCCGATCTGGTCACCGAGGTGGACGGTGAAGCCGAACGGGTCATCCGCGCCGTCATAGCCGAGACTTATCCCGATCATGCCGTGCTGGGTGAAGAAGAAGGCTTGGGTGAAATAGAAGCCAAATCAGACTTCCGCTGGGTGGTCGACCCGCTGGACGGCACGGTGAACTACGCGCACGGCTACCCAGTGTTTTGTGCCTCGGTGGCGCTGGAATACCGGGGAGAGGCCATCGCGGGTGCGGTGTTCGATCCCACGCGCGACGAACTGTTTACGGCCACACTGGGCGGCGGCTCATTCCTGAACGGCCAACCCCTCGCCGTGAGTGCCACGCCCACCCTGACCACGCCCGCCCTCGTTGCCACCGGATTTCCCTACGACAACAGCGGCGAACGCAATCTGGCACTGGTGGCCCGCCTGCTGCGGCTGGGCATTCCGGTTCGCCGTCCCGGAGCGGCGGCCTTAGACCTGTGCAACGTGGCCTGCGGGCGCATGGACGCCTACTGGGAAATCGGTGTAAAACGCTGGGACGTGGCCGCCGGAAGCCTGATCTTGCAAGAAGCGGGCGGCCACGTGTCCGACGCTGGAGGAGTGCCCACCCCGCACGGAGAGATGATCGTGGCCACCAACCGCCTGCTGCACGCCGAATTGCTGGGAGTGTTGCAAGAAGGCGGAAGTTAA
- a CDS encoding CAP domain-containing protein, producing MLKRFFWHGFRHVLGLLAVVASASAVAQTSAESQLLARLNAARAQGVTCPGSGRRPAAGALAFSNTHAQAARIQANYMTASGRISHTGAGGSTPRIRAASSGVNAVSVTEIIFMGTGLNPEAAIRWWLNSPVHCFWMNEARYTHAGASIVQGSRGTSYVVVLSSQPR from the coding sequence ATGCTTAAGCGTTTCTTTTGGCACGGCTTTCGGCACGTTCTGGGTCTTCTCGCGGTGGTTGCTTCTGCCAGCGCTGTCGCCCAGACCTCCGCAGAGTCGCAGTTGCTGGCCCGCCTGAACGCGGCGCGGGCGCAGGGCGTCACTTGTCCCGGCAGTGGCCGCCGACCCGCCGCCGGAGCTTTGGCCTTCAGCAACACCCACGCGCAGGCTGCCCGTATTCAGGCCAACTACATGACCGCCAGTGGGCGTATCAGCCATACGGGAGCAGGCGGAAGCACGCCCCGCATCCGGGCAGCCAGCAGCGGCGTCAATGCGGTCAGCGTCACCGAAATCATCTTTATGGGCACGGGCCTGAACCCCGAAGCGGCCATTCGTTGGTGGCTTAACTCCCCTGTTCACTGCTTCTGGATGAACGAGGCCCGTTACACCCACGCCGGAGCCAGCATCGTGCAGGGTTCGCGGGGCACGTCGTATGTGGTGGTGTTGAGCAGCCAGCCGCGTTGA
- a CDS encoding M3 family metallopeptidase: MSNPTPVQSSNPLLNVGFRIPFDQIRPQHAEEAIETLIAATQTRLDHLAAAGERGFEGFMADLDDLTAQLQTVSTIVYHLDSVISDEAWQAAKKAIIPKVSEFYTQLSLHPGLWAAVKAYADTDAGRALDPVRARHLKLTIDEFRREGADLPAEQKDRLMALNTRLAQITNEFSKNVLDSTAAFELYVSTERLAGVPGRVLDATRADAEAHGKEGHRLTLHMPVVEPILTYADDRELRRELWEASQSTGVQEGRDNRPHVREILKLRREQARLLGFRDFADYVLEDRMTGGGDVPLKFLRDLEARTRPAFERENAELDAFYRQHAGQDAPALMGWDIGYWAEKQRQAEYDFDEEALRPYFPLDRVMNGMFDIVTRIFGVTVKESSAPVWHPEVRFYDIQDESGTHIASFYTDWFPRDSKRSGAWMNGLITGGPREQGVEPHLGLMCGNMTPPSGDTPALLSIREVETVFHEFGHLLHHALSRVPVRSLSGTRVAWDFVELPSQIMENWVAERDALDLIAAHWQTGEPLPADLFDRMTRARNFRAANSSMRQYSFGLMDLTLHVEFDPEGDEDPIAVARDVMARFYPYPLAEDYARAAQFGHLFSSPVGYGAGYYSYKWAEVLDADAFSRFAAEGIFNRDTGRAFVDAVLSRGNSAEAAQLYQEFMGRGPDPDALLRRSGLLEA, translated from the coding sequence ATGAGCAATCCAACACCTGTGCAGAGCAGCAACCCGCTGCTGAATGTCGGCTTCCGCATTCCGTTCGATCAGATTCGCCCCCAGCACGCCGAGGAAGCCATAGAGACGCTGATTGCGGCCACGCAAACCCGGCTGGATCATCTGGCGGCAGCGGGCGAGCGCGGCTTCGAGGGCTTTATGGCCGATCTGGACGACCTGACCGCCCAACTGCAAACCGTCAGCACCATCGTGTATCACCTCGACAGCGTGATCAGCGACGAGGCGTGGCAGGCGGCCAAGAAAGCCATCATTCCCAAAGTCAGCGAGTTCTATACGCAGCTCAGCCTGCATCCGGGCCTGTGGGCCGCCGTGAAAGCCTACGCCGACACCGACGCGGGCCGCGCCCTCGACCCCGTGCGGGCACGTCACCTGAAACTGACCATCGACGAATTCCGCCGCGAGGGGGCCGACCTGCCCGCCGAGCAAAAAGACCGCCTGATGGCCCTGAACACCCGCTTGGCCCAGATCACCAACGAGTTTTCCAAGAACGTGCTGGACTCTACCGCTGCCTTTGAACTGTACGTGTCCACCGAACGCCTAGCCGGAGTGCCGGGGCGGGTGCTGGACGCCACCCGCGCCGATGCCGAGGCGCACGGCAAAGAGGGCCACCGCCTGACGCTGCATATGCCGGTGGTGGAACCGATCCTGACCTACGCCGATGACCGCGAGTTGCGCCGCGAGCTGTGGGAGGCGTCGCAGAGTACGGGCGTGCAGGAAGGCCGCGACAACCGCCCGCACGTGCGCGAAATCCTGAAACTGCGCCGCGAGCAGGCCCGCTTGCTGGGCTTCCGCGACTTCGCCGACTACGTGCTGGAAGACCGCATGACGGGTGGGGGAGACGTTCCTCTGAAATTCCTGCGCGACCTAGAGGCCCGCACCCGCCCCGCCTTCGAGCGCGAGAACGCCGAGCTGGACGCCTTTTACCGCCAGCACGCCGGACAGGATGCCCCCGCGCTGATGGGTTGGGACATCGGCTACTGGGCCGAAAAGCAGCGTCAGGCCGAATACGACTTCGACGAGGAAGCCCTGCGCCCCTATTTCCCGCTTGACCGCGTGATGAACGGCATGTTCGACATCGTGACCCGCATTTTCGGCGTGACCGTCAAGGAATCGAGCGCCCCCGTCTGGCATCCCGAGGTTCGCTTTTACGATATTCAGGACGAATCGGGCACGCACATCGCCAGTTTTTACACCGACTGGTTCCCCCGCGACTCCAAACGCAGCGGCGCGTGGATGAACGGCCTGATCACGGGCGGCCCGCGCGAGCAAGGTGTAGAACCCCATTTGGGCCTGATGTGCGGCAACATGACCCCGCCCAGCGGCGACACGCCCGCGCTGCTGTCTATCCGCGAAGTGGAAACCGTCTTCCATGAATTCGGCCACCTGCTCCACCATGCCCTGTCTCGCGTTCCCGTTCGCAGCCTCAGCGGAACCCGCGTGGCGTGGGATTTTGTGGAGTTGCCCAGCCAGATCATGGAAAACTGGGTGGCCGAACGGGACGCGCTGGATCTGATCGCCGCCCACTGGCAGACCGGGGAGCCACTGCCCGCCGACCTGTTTGACCGCATGACCCGCGCCCGCAACTTCCGCGCCGCCAACTCCTCTATGCGCCAATATTCCTTTGGCCTGATGGATCTCACGCTGCACGTGGAATTTGACCCCGAAGGCGATGAAGACCCGATAGCGGTGGCCCGCGACGTGATGGCCCGCTTTTACCCCTACCCACTGGCCGAAGACTACGCCCGAGCCGCGCAATTCGGGCACTTGTTCAGCAGTCCGGTGGGCTACGGGGCTGGCTACTATTCCTATAAATGGGCCGAAGTGCTGGACGCCGACGCCTTCTCGCGCTTTGCCGCCGAGGGCATCTTCAACCGCGACACGGGCCGCGCCTTCGTGGACGCTGTGCTCAGCCGGGGCAACAGCGCCGAAGCCGCGCAACTGTACCAAGAGTTCATGGGACGCGGCCCCGACCCCGACGCTCTACTGCGCCGCAGTGGACTACTGGAGGCGTAA
- a CDS encoding GNAT family N-acetyltransferase: MVDLSPELTWHTPTDLNRLADLLSAAHPDAPITAAELERLERGHLPSEVHRRGVIEENGVWVGLYEVDTPRSDSHAGWLSISVCTLPTHTALGEVLLARAEAVAAECGAHTLLSRAREDWWELPLLQSHGYREHDRLWSSTLDLTKLDFAAFAAQEQKAHAAGIQIRPLSELGPFDEAQQFRLYTLIAALLRDVPSTSPVKVWPFETWQLRIVDQIDPAGLFVAVGPDGEWVGVNELYLVSTAHPHTLRNGLTGVLAHWRGHGVAYALKLASARAALARGFTHVRTGNHSINAPMLGINERLGFVRETAWVTVKKGV, from the coding sequence ATGGTTGACCTATCGCCCGAACTGACTTGGCACACGCCCACAGACCTGAATCGCTTGGCCGATTTGCTGAGCGCCGCCCACCCCGACGCCCCCATCACCGCCGCCGAACTGGAACGGCTGGAGCGGGGCCACTTGCCCAGCGAAGTGCATAGGCGCGGGGTGATAGAAGAAAACGGCGTCTGGGTGGGCCTGTATGAAGTCGATACGCCCCGGAGCGACTCGCACGCGGGCTGGCTGAGCATTTCCGTCTGTACCTTGCCCACACATACGGCGCTTGGAGAAGTGCTGCTGGCACGGGCCGAAGCGGTGGCTGCCGAATGCGGCGCACACACGCTGCTGAGCCGTGCACGGGAAGACTGGTGGGAACTGCCGCTGCTTCAATCGCACGGCTACCGCGAGCATGACCGGCTGTGGAGCAGCACGCTTGACCTGACCAAATTGGACTTCGCCGCTTTTGCCGCGCAGGAGCAAAAAGCGCACGCCGCCGGAATCCAGATTCGGCCCCTCAGCGAATTAGGGCCATTTGATGAAGCGCAGCAATTTCGGCTGTATACCCTGATCGCCGCCCTCCTGCGCGATGTGCCCAGCACGTCTCCGGTCAAGGTGTGGCCGTTCGAAACGTGGCAACTGCGGATCGTGGATCAGATTGACCCTGCAGGTCTATTTGTAGCGGTAGGCCCGGACGGCGAGTGGGTGGGCGTGAATGAATTGTATTTGGTCAGCACGGCGCATCCCCACACGCTCCGCAATGGGCTGACTGGCGTGCTGGCCCACTGGCGCGGTCACGGCGTCGCTTACGCCCTTAAGCTGGCTTCGGCCCGCGCTGCACTGGCACGCGGATTTACACATGTTCGCACCGGGAATCACAGCATCAACGCGCCGATGCTGGGGATTAATGAGCGACTGGGATTTGTGCGGGAAACAGCGTGGGTGACGGTGAAGAAGGGAGTGTAG
- the queA gene encoding tRNA preQ1(34) S-adenosylmethionine ribosyltransferase-isomerase QueA — MPDSHLNPDAVLAQLAFMLPPERIAQLGAEPRDSSRLMVVGNEIAHLTFRDLPSLLRPGDLLVFNESRVIPARVMARKPVQNGFGGGQVEVMLLREEYGTDLGAHLWSAYLKPAKRAGPELLLGPPDAPHRAEIVGQLDDGARLLRFEYDIKPHLDTIGRLPLPPYIDAGDNDERWRERYQTVYACEPGSVAAPTAGLHFTPELLAELEAMGVQRTAITLHVGAGTFRPISGSVADHVMHAERYSISAATAEAINTARAEGRRIVAVGTTTVRALESAVDRAGQVQAGEGDTQIFITPGTPVRVPDLLITNLHLPGSTLLLLVAAFAGVDRIQAAYAAALEGDYRFYSLGDAMILERGEL; from the coding sequence ATGCCCGATTCTCACTTGAACCCGGATGCGGTGCTGGCGCAGTTGGCCTTCATGCTGCCGCCGGAGCGCATCGCCCAATTGGGTGCAGAACCCCGCGACTCCTCCCGCCTGATGGTGGTGGGGAACGAAATAGCGCATCTGACCTTCCGCGACTTGCCCAGCCTGCTGCGTCCCGGCGATCTGCTGGTCTTCAACGAAAGCCGGGTCATTCCGGCCCGCGTGATGGCCCGCAAGCCCGTGCAGAACGGCTTCGGCGGCGGGCAGGTGGAAGTGATGCTGCTGCGAGAGGAATACGGTACTGACTTGGGGGCGCACCTCTGGTCTGCCTACCTGAAACCCGCCAAACGTGCTGGCCCCGAACTCCTGCTCGGCCCGCCCGACGCTCCCCACCGCGCCGAAATCGTGGGCCAACTGGACGACGGCGCACGCCTGTTGCGCTTCGAATACGACATCAAGCCGCACCTCGACACCATCGGGCGTTTGCCGCTGCCGCCCTACATCGACGCAGGCGACAACGACGAACGCTGGCGCGAACGCTACCAGACGGTGTATGCCTGCGAACCCGGCAGCGTGGCGGCTCCTACGGCGGGCCTGCATTTTACTCCCGAACTGCTGGCCGAGTTGGAAGCAATGGGCGTGCAGCGCACCGCCATCACCCTGCACGTGGGCGCGGGCACCTTCCGCCCCATCTCCGGCAGCGTGGCCGACCATGTGATGCACGCCGAACGCTATTCCATCAGCGCGGCGACGGCGGAGGCCATCAACACGGCTAGGGCAGAAGGCCGCCGCATCGTGGCTGTTGGCACAACCACCGTGCGGGCGCTGGAAAGTGCGGTGGACAGGGCAGGACAGGTGCAAGCGGGCGAGGGCGATACCCAGATTTTCATCACCCCCGGAACGCCCGTGCGCGTGCCCGATCTGCTGATTACCAACCTGCACCTCCCCGGAAGCACCTTGCTGCTGCTGGTGGCCGCCTTTGCGGGTGTAGATCGTATTCAAGCTGCTTACGCTGCCGCGCTGGAGGGCGATTACAGGTTCTATTCGTTGGGTGACGCGATGATTTTGGAGCGTGGTGAGCTGTAG
- a CDS encoding LabA-like NYN domain-containing protein, translated as MQYVVSRPRVGVFIDTQNLYHSARDLLERTVNFETLMRVSTDNRELVHAIAYTVERENEATARPFIYKLSTLGFKVRRMNLTLHHVTEGGKAIYEGNWDMGIVADMVRLCDHLDIVVLGSGDGDFTDIVEVLQERGKRVEVISFREHTAQKLIDAADRFMHLPDIEGGLMPARHKPARAEEAPALEP; from the coding sequence ATGCAATACGTCGTTTCCCGTCCCCGCGTCGGTGTGTTCATCGATACCCAGAACCTGTACCACTCCGCCCGCGATCTGCTGGAGCGCACCGTCAACTTCGAAACGCTGATGCGCGTGAGTACCGACAACCGCGAACTCGTGCATGCCATCGCCTACACCGTGGAGCGTGAAAACGAGGCCACTGCCCGCCCCTTCATCTACAAATTGTCTACGCTGGGGTTCAAGGTGCGCCGCATGAACCTGACGCTGCACCACGTCACCGAGGGCGGCAAGGCTATTTATGAGGGCAACTGGGATATGGGCATCGTGGCCGATATGGTGCGCCTGTGCGATCACCTCGACATCGTGGTGCTGGGCAGCGGCGACGGGGATTTCACCGACATCGTGGAAGTGCTTCAGGAGCGCGGCAAGCGGGTCGAAGTGATTTCTTTCCGCGAACATACGGCCCAAAAACTGATCGACGCCGCAGACCGCTTTATGCACCTGCCCGACATAGAGGGCGGCCTGATGCCTGCCCGCCACAAGCCCGCCCGCGCCGAAGAAGCGCCCGCGCTGGAGCCTTGA
- a CDS encoding PLP-dependent aminotransferase family protein, with protein sequence MTTDAIIPAGLAAAQAAYAELQGQKLKLNMQRGQPSDADFDLSNGLLTALGETDTHQDGLDLRNYPGGVHGLPSARALFAAYLDLKAENVLVWNNSSLELQGLLLSFALLHGVRGSTGGWVKLLDSQKPKMIVTLPGYDRHFLLLETLGFELLTVAMQPDGPDVDAIARIAGRDASVKGVLFVPTYSNPGGESISAAKAARLAGIKAAAADFTIFADDAYRVHHLSDTDQDAPVNFVTLCRDAGFPDRAFVFASTSKVTFASGGLGFVGSSEDNIAWATKYLNAQSIGPNKLEQARHVRFLAQYEGGLEGLMRDHARLIAPKFQAVYTTLAQELGESGEYATWTTPKGGYFISLDTTEPVAARVVQLADMAGVSLTPAGATYPGGKDPTGRNIRLAPTRPPEAEVFAAMKAVATCIRLATEEYRAGRTA encoded by the coding sequence ATGACAACGGACGCGATCATTCCAGCCGGCTTGGCGGCGGCGCAGGCGGCTTATGCAGAATTGCAGGGGCAAAAGCTGAAACTGAACATGCAGCGCGGCCAGCCCAGCGACGCCGATTTCGACCTCTCCAACGGCCTGCTGACTGCGTTGGGGGAAACAGACACGCATCAGGACGGCCTCGACCTCCGCAACTATCCGGGCGGCGTTCACGGCCTGCCCAGTGCGCGGGCGCTGTTTGCGGCCTACTTAGACCTCAAGGCCGAAAACGTACTGGTCTGGAACAACTCGAGCCTAGAATTGCAGGGCCTGCTGCTCAGCTTTGCCCTTCTGCACGGCGTCCGGGGCAGCACGGGCGGCTGGGTCAAGCTGCTGGACAGCCAGAAGCCCAAGATGATCGTGACCCTGCCCGGCTATGACCGTCACTTTTTGCTGCTGGAAACGCTGGGCTTCGAACTCCTGACCGTCGCCATGCAGCCCGACGGCCCCGACGTGGACGCCATCGCCCGGATCGCGGGCCGCGACGCTTCCGTGAAGGGTGTGCTGTTCGTGCCCACTTATTCCAATCCGGGCGGCGAGAGCATCAGCGCGGCCAAGGCGGCGAGACTGGCCGGAATCAAGGCGGCGGCGGCAGATTTCACCATCTTTGCCGACGATGCCTACCGCGTGCATCACCTCTCGGACACCGACCAAGACGCACCCGTGAATTTTGTGACGCTGTGCCGCGACGCCGGATTTCCTGACCGCGCCTTCGTGTTCGCCAGCACCAGCAAGGTCACGTTTGCCAGCGGCGGCCTCGGCTTCGTGGGCAGCAGCGAAGACAATATCGCTTGGGCCACCAAGTATCTGAACGCCCAGAGCATCGGCCCCAACAAGCTGGAGCAGGCCCGTCACGTGCGCTTTTTGGCCCAGTACGAGGGCGGTCTAGAAGGCTTGATGCGTGACCACGCCCGCCTGATCGCGCCCAAGTTTCAGGCCGTATACACCACGCTGGCGCAGGAATTGGGCGAGTCGGGCGAATACGCCACGTGGACGACGCCCAAGGGCGGCTACTTCATCAGCCTCGATACCACTGAACCTGTGGCGGCGCGGGTCGTTCAACTGGCCGACATGGCCGGAGTGAGCCTGACGCCCGCCGGGGCCACCTATCCGGGCGGCAAAGACCCCACCGGACGCAATATCCGCTTGGCCCCCACGCGCCCCCCAGAAGCCGAAGTCTTCGCGGCCATGAAAGCCGTCGCCACCTGTATCCGGCTGGCGACAGAAGAATACCGCGCAGGCCGAACCGCATAG
- a CDS encoding MarR family winged helix-turn-helix transcriptional regulator: MPTRYSGTPEERRALEAYIKLWRAAHAVEVTANRHLSAYDLTISQFGVIEALYHLGPLSQRQLADKILRSSGNLTMVIDNLERDGLVRRDRDPVDRRVVNVSLTPQGEALIDSVLPQHVRGIHDLFTILTPEELIQLAALTRKLGLGLAEKENGAQQKTRKRGAGAAEPIRANAED, translated from the coding sequence ATGCCCACCCGTTACTCTGGAACGCCCGAGGAGCGCCGGGCGCTGGAGGCGTACATCAAGCTCTGGCGCGCCGCACACGCCGTTGAAGTGACGGCCAACCGCCACCTGTCTGCCTACGATCTCACCATCAGCCAATTCGGAGTCATCGAGGCGCTGTATCACCTCGGCCCCCTGAGCCAGCGCCAACTGGCCGACAAAATTCTGCGTTCCAGCGGCAACCTGACGATGGTCATTGACAATCTGGAGCGCGACGGGCTGGTGCGCCGTGACCGCGATCCGGTAGACAGGCGCGTGGTCAACGTGTCGCTGACGCCGCAGGGGGAGGCCCTGATAGACAGCGTGCTGCCTCAGCATGTGCGCGGGATTCACGACCTGTTTACCATCCTGACGCCCGAGGAACTGATTCAGCTGGCAGCCCTGACGCGCAAGCTGGGATTGGGCTTGGCGGAGAAGGAAAACGGAGCGCAGCAGAAGACCCGTAAGCGTGGCGCGGGAGCGGCAGAACCGATCCGGGCCAACGCGGAGGATTAG
- a CDS encoding DoxX family protein yields MTDNTGRRALHPLAARINHLDLEIVGWFGRHGITLLRLSIGLIFLWFGVLKFFPGVSTAEGLATRTISVLTFGVVPANVSLPVLAAWECLIGLGLLSGRFLRATLFLLFAQMAGTFLPLLFFPAETFKIFPFVPTLEGQYIIKNFVIISAALVVGSTARGGRLITDRKAARVAEEIQAHRS; encoded by the coding sequence ATGACCGACAACACTGGCCGCCGCGCCCTGCATCCGCTTGCTGCCCGCATCAATCACCTTGATCTGGAAATCGTGGGCTGGTTCGGACGGCACGGCATCACACTGCTGCGCCTGTCCATCGGCCTGATTTTCCTCTGGTTCGGCGTCCTGAAATTCTTCCCCGGCGTCAGCACCGCCGAGGGCTTGGCGACCCGTACCATCTCGGTGCTGACGTTTGGCGTTGTGCCTGCCAATGTCAGTTTGCCCGTGCTGGCCGCGTGGGAATGCCTGATCGGGCTGGGGCTGCTGTCGGGGCGTTTCCTGCGGGCCACCCTGTTCCTGCTGTTCGCGCAGATGGCCGGAACGTTCCTGCCGTTGCTGTTTTTCCCTGCCGAGACTTTTAAAATCTTTCCCTTCGTGCCTACGTTAGAGGGCCAGTACATCATCAAAAACTTCGTGATCATCTCGGCGGCGCTGGTCGTGGGGTCTACGGCACGCGGCGGACGTCTGATCACAGACCGCAAGGCCGCGCGGGTGGCCGAGGAAATTCAGGCGCACCGCTCGTAG
- a CDS encoding VOC family protein, whose amino-acid sequence MTLSPSTPDTSPVQGLHHVTVMAQDPQRNIDFYSQTLGQRLVKVTVNFDDPGTYHLYYGDHTGQPGTIMTHFPWPAAKKGVRGNGEVVATAYSAPRASEAYWRERLTAHGFALKEDLRFGERVLTLEDPDGTWVELVFDDGQPVQPWPASPVPAEHELRGFHSVTAWVGDTQPVRALLVGQLGFGEDSTEEGTEGQRTRFRGSGSGVGLYVDVVARPGQPRGTFGAGSVHHVALRTRNDAEQLAYLQTLTAAGFRPTPVQDRQYFHSIYFREPNGVLFEIATDAPGFPDDEAVEELGKHLKLPAWYEAQRPAIEANAPKIVSREYGVTIGNRDLSAAQDAAPDDLEEAGGVQVYAAGRPLAEARVAMVLLHGRGGTAADILSLSDDLNLSAFAYLAPQAEGNTWYPQSFLAPVAQNQPHLDRALGAVGAVIDALGEQGIGPENVVLGGFSQGACLALEYASRAAAQGRRLGGVVALSGGLITLDQGGDLGGTPVFMGVAPDDAHIPLSRFQASADHLRARGAAVDARVYPGLGHSINKDELDAVRRVMQGVAGLV is encoded by the coding sequence ATGACCCTCTCCCCTTCCACGCCGGACACTTCTCCTGTGCAGGGCCTTCACCACGTCACGGTGATGGCGCAAGACCCGCAGCGCAACATCGATTTTTATTCGCAGACGCTGGGGCAACGGCTGGTGAAGGTGACGGTGAACTTTGACGATCCCGGCACTTACCATTTGTATTACGGCGATCACACCGGGCAACCCGGCACGATCATGACCCATTTCCCCTGGCCCGCCGCCAAAAAGGGTGTGCGCGGGAATGGCGAAGTGGTGGCAACGGCCTACAGCGCCCCGCGTGCATCGGAAGCCTACTGGCGCGAGCGGCTGACCGCGCACGGCTTTGCTCTGAAAGAAGACCTGCGCTTTGGCGAGCGCGTGCTGACGCTGGAAGACCCGGACGGCACGTGGGTGGAACTGGTGTTCGACGATGGCCAACCCGTGCAACCTTGGCCCGCTTCGCCCGTACCCGCCGAACACGAGTTGCGCGGCTTTCATTCGGTCACGGCGTGGGTGGGTGACACCCAGCCCGTGCGGGCGTTGTTGGTGGGGCAGTTGGGGTTTGGAGAGGACAGCACTGAGGAAGGGACGGAAGGCCAGCGCACCCGCTTTAGAGGCAGTGGCAGCGGCGTGGGCCTGTATGTAGACGTAGTGGCGCGGCCCGGCCAGCCACGCGGCACCTTCGGGGCGGGCAGCGTGCATCATGTGGCCCTGCGTACCCGCAACGACGCCGAGCAGTTGGCCTACCTGCAAACGCTGACGGCGGCAGGCTTCCGGCCCACGCCTGTACAAGACCGCCAGTATTTTCATTCCATCTATTTCCGGGAGCCCAATGGCGTCCTGTTCGAGATTGCCACCGACGCCCCCGGTTTTCCCGACGACGAAGCGGTAGAGGAACTGGGCAAGCACCTGAAACTGCCCGCGTGGTACGAGGCCCAGCGCCCCGCCATAGAAGCCAACGCGCCCAAAATCGTGAGCCGCGAATACGGGGTGACCATCGGCAACCGCGACCTGAGTGCCGCGCAGGACGCAGCGCCAGACGATCTTGAGGAAGCGGGCGGTGTGCAAGTGTATGCAGCGGGCCGCCCCTTGGCCGAGGCGCGGGTGGCGATGGTGCTGCTGCACGGGCGCGGCGGCACGGCAGCCGACATCCTGAGCCTGTCTGACGATCTGAACCTCAGCGCCTTTGCCTACCTTGCCCCGCAAGCCGAGGGGAACACGTGGTATCCGCAGTCGTTTTTGGCTCCGGTGGCGCAGAACCAGCCGCACTTAGACCGGGCATTGGGGGCGGTGGGCGCGGTGATAGACGCGCTGGGGGAACAGGGAATCGGGCCAGAGAACGTGGTACTGGGCGGCTTTTCTCAGGGCGCGTGCTTGGCGTTGGAATATGCCAGCCGCGCCGCCGCGCAGGGCAGGCGCTTGGGCGGCGTGGTGGCCCTCAGCGGCGGCCTGATCACGCTGGATCAGGGGGGCGATCTGGGCGGCACACCCGTGTTTATGGGCGTCGCGCCCGACGATGCCCACATTCCGCTCAGCCGCTTTCAGGCCAGCGCCGATCACCTGCGGGCACGCGGGGCCGCCGTAGACGCCCGCGTGTATCCGGGGCTGGGGCATTCCATCAACAAAGATGAATTGGACGCCGTGCGCCGGGTGATGCAGGGCGTGGCGGGGCTGGTTTAG